One stretch of Vulgatibacter sp. DNA includes these proteins:
- a CDS encoding TraR/DksA family transcriptional regulator has protein sequence MNAKQLARFKARLLELRAELLSAGDMNIEPVKRDVSEKVDEDEAPLTEMLQVIASNRNRTRAADLEKIDRALVRLEKDPDDFGLCRMCEDEIAEKRLMAMPYVELCVECQSNRDPSRGGARKHLTDYKG, from the coding sequence ATGAACGCCAAGCAGCTTGCGCGCTTCAAGGCACGTCTTCTCGAACTGCGTGCAGAACTCCTCTCCGCCGGTGACATGAACATCGAGCCGGTGAAGCGCGACGTCTCCGAGAAGGTCGACGAGGACGAGGCGCCGCTCACCGAGATGTTGCAGGTGATCGCCTCCAACCGGAACCGGACCCGCGCCGCGGATCTGGAGAAGATCGACCGCGCCCTGGTGCGGCTGGAGAAGGATCCGGACGACTTCGGCCTCTGCCGCATGTGCGAGGACGAGATCGCCGAGAAGCGCCTCATGGCGATGCCGTACGTGGAGCTCTGCGTCGAGTGCCAGTCGAACCGCGACCCGTCCCGCGGCGGCGCCCGCAAGCACCTGACCGACTACAAGGGCTGA
- a CDS encoding cation diffusion facilitator family transporter: MAEQLSRNHAHGPEDDHGHDHGHGHKGHHHFPDAREAARMRPEERAKEKRSLLLTLAITSSIMVLEAVGGFLSGSLALKADAGHMLTDSSSLLLAVLAFSFAARPADLRRTYGFYRLEILAALANGVLLLFLSGWIVWEAVERFTEPRAVDARTMAVIAVIGLAANAVGLVLLHRKGGSLNLRGAYLHVLGDTLSSVGVIVAAVVILLTGWTMIDPLLSIAIAGVIVWSAVSLVREAVDVLLEAVPAHLDLAEVLHEMEHTAGVARVHDLHIWTISSGMHALSAHVVVESCDMGRNDEILRGLRTMLAERFHLDHVTLQIETPDHCAGIELH, translated from the coding sequence ATGGCCGAGCAGCTCTCCAGAAACCACGCGCACGGGCCCGAGGACGATCACGGCCACGACCATGGCCACGGGCACAAGGGCCACCACCACTTCCCCGACGCCCGCGAGGCGGCGCGGATGCGGCCCGAGGAGCGGGCGAAGGAGAAGCGCTCGCTCCTCCTCACCCTGGCGATCACCTCGAGCATCATGGTCCTGGAGGCGGTCGGCGGCTTCCTCTCCGGCTCTCTCGCCCTCAAGGCCGACGCCGGCCACATGCTCACCGACTCCTCGTCGCTGCTGCTCGCGGTGCTCGCCTTCTCCTTCGCCGCGCGGCCGGCGGATCTGCGGCGCACCTACGGCTTCTACCGGCTGGAGATCCTCGCGGCGCTGGCCAACGGCGTGCTCCTCCTCTTCCTCTCCGGCTGGATCGTCTGGGAGGCGGTCGAGCGCTTTACCGAGCCGCGGGCGGTCGACGCGAGGACCATGGCGGTGATCGCCGTGATCGGCCTCGCCGCCAACGCGGTGGGGCTCGTGCTCCTCCACCGCAAGGGTGGGTCGCTCAACCTGCGGGGCGCCTACCTGCACGTGCTCGGCGACACGCTGTCGTCGGTGGGCGTAATCGTGGCGGCAGTGGTGATCCTCCTCACCGGCTGGACGATGATCGATCCGCTGCTCTCGATCGCCATCGCCGGCGTGATCGTCTGGAGCGCGGTGTCGCTGGTGCGGGAGGCGGTCGACGTGCTCCTCGAAGCGGTGCCCGCCCACCTCGATCTCGCCGAGGTGCTCCACGAGATGGAGCACACGGCGGGCGTGGCCCGGGTCCACGACCTGCACATCTGGACGATCTCCAGCGGCATGCATGCGCTCTCCGCCCACGTGGTGGTGGAGAGCTGCGACATGGGGCGCAACGACGAGATCCTGCGGGGGCTGCGCACGATGCTCGCCGAGCGCTTCCACCTCGATCACGTCACGCTGCAGATCGAGACGCCGGACCATTGCGCCGGCATCGAGTTGCACTGA